GAGGAGACCAGCGTGCTGCCGCGGTGGAGGGGGCTCGTGCTGtcctgcagacagacacaccaacgCGCGCACGCGTTAACACAACGGGTCAATTGCTGGAAAAAGTCAGGCCATAGGGACAGTGGGGGGGGCGTGGGGCCCTGTTGGAGAAGTTATAGCCTCCTGCACAAGGAAGACCAGGTGGCCTAGAAGCATTTCATcagagttttacattttcaaagacagCATGTACTTTGGAACAGAGCATTTTCATcagagttttacattttcagtggcaCTAACGTATCTAGATGAAGCATGGATTCTGGGGTATTCCCAGCCTCTGGGGCACTAGACAAGGCTAATACAGGACGGTCAATATCATTATTAGTGATCCGCCTTCGGAGAACCACTGACAAGGGCGGTAGAACAAGAAAACGCAAAATCAGattataatgtcattttcaTTAATGTAGGAAAACGGCATCAGAGTGGAAATCCAATGGCAACAGggggcaccgattttcacttgtCATATTCGAATGAACACTTTGTTACTCTGATGTTcgtattgactgaaataatgcgGCCAAAAGCGGAAAACGAAAACGCAGTGTGGGATTGCATTTGAATGAATGTTCACTTCCATAGGAAGCAAGCTTTATTAGGAAAATAAAAAGCCAACATCAATGAGGTCCTCCGCACGAGGAAGCCACATCCTCAAACCATATATCCAGGTATTCAAAGGATGACACCTTCCCAGTGGATAAGCCACCAGATGTGACAAAGGTAACTGTATTTTGCAGAGTACTAGCATGCACTGGTAAATGTCATGCATTTTAACATCAAGTAAACAGCGGCTATCAAATTCACTGAACTGTCAGGAAGTAACATCTCCAGTAGATATTGGGCGCCTGCCAAGACAGACTCAAGCTAACATCACAGTGTAAATTGCAGTCATGTGTTTAGAAAAACAACTGTTTTGCGTGTGTTTATGACtgatagtgtgtttgtgtgtgcttggggGAGGGGGCGTTAAACAACAAGGTTTCTGGGGTGCGGCATAACCACGGGAGCAGCAAACGGCAGTTAAGTTACAGATATAATGCAAACAATCCTGCCTCAAATATTTGTGCCTTACCGACTGTGGTTCTGAACGGCCGCTCACCAACGTCTAAATGTAGCATGTAAACCCAATAATGGCTGAACTAAGTGTGTGAGTGTTCTAGGGTGGCCCCATAATCCAACCCGGTACCTCAGGTAAAGGATGAAGAACAGGGAAGCACCTTAAGGATTGGGTTGATAAGAATACAGTTGTTCATCACTGATGCAGACATGCGCCGACGTAAAAGTAAGAAGTGTTTTTTGAACAAATGccgattaaaataaaattaaagtcACACAAAAAGTGATCTTGTATTTGTTTCAGTAACAAAATTCACAAAAATGAGCACAATGAGAGAAAAAGGAATAAGTTGTATGATAATAAAAACTAAGACATTCTTTGTGACTGTCCATTAGACAAAGCCCAGACATAAATGCAGTAAATAAGGTATTGGGCTTCCTCAACCCACTGGCAACAGGGAATAAACAAGGAAAGATTTTGGCAGCCAATTAGATGCCTGAATAAAAGCGCTATCAGTCAAAATAATAGGCCACTTTAAAGCATTTTTCCAATTAACAACTCATTTGTTTGGCCTCCAATATAGTCATACAGATTGCAGGCCAATATAAATCGGCACATGCCTAGCAAATAACACATTAAATGCCAAGATACATATATTTAAGTTTAAAATCATCCTAGCCTAAACTCACCGTTAattgcaaaaacacacaattgcaTCAGTTTGTATTCCAACTAATATGAAATATACAAGTGTGAACTACTGTCTTAAGCAGTGGTTTCCCACAAGGGAAACTGTCCCCAGGGGACCTGAGAACACTCATGACAACATAGGCTACCTGGTAAAATTAACATTAGGGGTCCTCTGAGCAGAACAAAAGGGGTTACGTGAAATACAAGACACCCAAAACGGCACCCTCATTTCAAACAAACTAAATTCATCTAGTTCTCAGCATTCCAGAACTTTCATGAGCCTTCGCGGTCGCTCCTGCTTAAAACAATGGGCCTCGGGTCACTGATGAGACCAAACTGGTCAGAGTGGTTACACAAGTGGAAGACTTTTGCCCAGGGAGGTTTCACTTCCTCTCCTTGTGCCCCTCCAACAGCATGGCTAACAGCTACGACACCTGTCTCAGGATCGCTTTCAACCACAACTTCCCCCGGAGTCTTCGGCTAAAAGCGCACACACGCGTAgcaacacacgcgcacacacctgCCAGCGCCGGTGcaacagactctctccaccacTCAGAACCCATCGGCCATccggtgggggagggggggctgcAGCGGTATAAGACAGACGCTCAGCCAGACACATCCACACTCAAAAGTGCGGATCCCCAGCTAGTTCACTCTGcatgcacgtgcacacacgaGGTCACAAGGTCAAGTTTAAAGCGGGCGCAGGTGAAAGGTGTGAGGACCAAGGGAACTGGGGGATGGTGGGGGGGCCTGAGGGATGAGTTGTGTCACAGGGGAAAGActcaccccacttcctcttggTGAAATAGGAGTCGGTGGTGGGGTCATTGAAGTGCCGGCTGAACATGGTCTCTGCCCCGGCATGGAAGTCATAGGAAAACACCAACgctgacagagacacacagttaCTATTGGGAGTACaggtttattataattattattattattattattattatatccctGTTTGACACAGTTACTATGGGGAATACAGGTTTATTATTATATCCCTGTTTGACACAGTTCCTATGGGGAATacaggtttattattattattattattatatccctGTTTGACACAGTTACTATGGGGAATACAGGTTTATTATTATATCCCTGTTTGACACAGTTACTATGGGGAATacaggtttattattattattattatatccctGTTTGACACAGTTACTATGGGGAATACAGGTTTATTATTATATCCCTGTTTGACACAGTTACTATGGGGAATACAGGTTTATTATTATATCCCTGTTTGACACAGTTACTATGGGGAATacaggtttattattattattattattatatccctGTTTGACACAGTTACTATGGGGAATACAGGTTTATTATTATATCCCTGTTTGACACAGTTACTATGGGGAATacaggtttattattattattattatatccctGTTTGACACAGTTACTATGGGGAATacaggtttattattattattattattattatatccctGTTTGACACAGTTCCTATGGGGAATAcaggttcattattattatatcccTGTTTGACACAGTTCCTATGGGGAATACAGGTTTATTATTATATCCCTGTTTGACACAGTTCCTATGGGGAATacaggtttattattattatatccctGTTTGACAGTTCCTATGGGGAATacaggtttattattattatatccctGTTTGACAGTTACTATGGGGAATACacggttttattattattataacccTGTTTGACACAGTTACTATGGGGAATacaggtttattattattattattattattattattattattattattattattattattattattattattatatccctGTTTGACACAGTTCCTATGGGGAATacaggtttatttttattattatatcccTGTTTGACACAGTTCCTATGGGGAATacaggtttattattattatatccctGTTTGACACAGTTCCTATGGGGAATacaggtttattattattatatccctGTTTGACAGTTACTATGGGGAATACacggttttattattattataacccTGTTTGACACAGTTACTATGGGGAATacaggtttattattattattattatatccctGTTTGACACAGTTCCTATGGGGAATACAGGTTTATTATTATATCCCTGTTTGACACAGTTCCTATGGGGAATacaggtttattattattattattattatatccctGTTTGACACAGTTCCTATGGGGAATACAGGTTTATTATTATATCCCTTTTTGACGATTCCCAGAATAGGAAGGAATAGGCAGAATTTTGTTCTAAACTCTCATCATGGACACCGACGGACAGAAAGCCCCAAGTCAACAGTGACACAGACAGTGAGGTTGCCGTGGATACGTCCTGTACTCACAGTGGTCTCCAAAGGCCTTGGTGGTGAACACCTCCCTCAGGGAGACTGAGTTTGAGTGCTGGATCTTCTTCCACATGTCCACCAGCATCATGCACTTGGTGTTCACCAACCTGAAACCTGCGCACGCGCACAGACAAAGTATGACTACCCAATATTCCTTCAAATTTAAAAGGAAAACACACCATAAAACGAGCGTGTTGGTTCGTTACCATGTATCCTCCTCAGGCAGTAAGGCAGATCATCTTTGCTGTTGACAGCTTTGTAGCAGGAAGTGATGTAGCTGAAGTTGCTGGTCTTCTGCAGGCGgctgggaggggggaggggctcCAGCGGGAACAGGCTGTGGTAACTGTCCACCTCTGACGGAACACCTGacatacattcacacagagacacacgatGTAAAGACCCAGGTTCCGTTAGAAAATGAAACCACAAACATACCGTCAGACAAATGTCCACCACAGAGAACATGGCAACAATGaaaggggaaaaggggtacttgTCATTTTGGACACGAAGGCCCGATAAAGACTTCCACATCTGGACCAGCCCCCACAGAACCAGAGAGACACGGGGAGCTGCAGCAATGAGGGCCCGGGAAGCATTGGTTTAACTACCACCCTCCAGGACAGAACCAGTTCATCACAGCCACAGGGATTCCACCTAGAGACCTATCAGTAACTGATCAGGTGAACCAGGTGCTAGGCTACCTATGGCCAAGCTGATCAATACGCCAATGGATGTCAGGGCAGATTACAGCAACGCGAAGTGAATCACTGGCAGCGTCGAGGCAGCAAGAAGACTGGTCCCGGTTACCGCTCCACATTTAACCAGTTAACGCTTCTATAACAACAGCAGCACTGCAGTTCTAATTAAGTCCTTCCCCCTCGGCCACGGAGTCCTCCAGCCTCCCATCCGAGGCGCGGGGGGGCGTCAAAGCGGGAGGGGCGCACTCAGAACCGTTTGCATCGTCCATTAGCTGACGGAGACCACAGGGACGACACCAACATCAAGGACAGACAGTGACGTAAGCAGGGGCGGTGTTCTGGTTTCTCTTTCCTTCAGCTTCCCAGATACTCGTCGGTACAAACCGAGAATGTGGAGATCGGCTTGGTGCTACGAGGGAGGATGGCGCTGACCACAAACTTTAACCTcataggtttaaaaaaaattaaaaataaatccacATTTATCATGCTTTCAAATGCGTATGCACAAAAATCTGTTGTGAGCCGTTATTTCATGAGGCATAAACAGTATTTTGCACCCATAGCTCTAAtctgattatttgtattgttcTAGCAGGAGTGGAGAGCCTGAGCCATGTTTACAAAGGCATCCCTGACAGCCCAATATCAGCCCACCCCCACGTGGTTTCAGGCCATTAGGGAGAGGATGTTACCTGGGTTCTCCGACTGGTCGATCTGAGCCATGGTGATCAGATGCCTGTTTATCAGCTCCTACAGGAAACCACAGGAAATGACACCATATATCAACACAGGCAATAACAGAACAGGGAGTAGATGGTTAACCAGCCCTATGCTTTTATTTTATCATCACATATTACAGAACGATTGTAGATTAGATAACAGATAACAGGGAAAGTAATATCATGAATAaggataaataaatgaaatctctcatctcatctccatCCGCTTATTCGGTATtgggggacagcagctccagcaggggaccccaaacttccctttcccgagcctcatttgccagctctgactgggggatcccaaggcgttcccaaaccagtgtcgaaatataatctctccacttAGTCCTGGGTCTACCCTGAGGTCTGCTCcaagctggacgtgcctggaacacctccctagggagacgtcctgggggcatccttaccagatgcccgaaccacctcaactggctcctttcgatgcaaaggagcagcggctctactcagagTTCCTTACGGATAGCTGAGCTTCTccccctatccctaagggagaagccagctacccttctgagaaaacccatttcagccacttgtactcgcgatctagtcctttcagtcatgacccagtcttcatgaccataggtgagggtaggaaagaaaattgaccggtatatcgagagctttgccttccggctcagctctcttttcgtgacaacggtgcggtaaagcaaatgcaatactGCCCCGCTGCTccaattctccggccaatctcccgctccattgtcccctcactcgtgaacaagaccccgagacaCTTGAACGCCTTTACTCGGGGTAACGCCTTATTCCCTACCCAGGGGGAGGCACTCcaatcggtttcctgctgagaaccatgacctcagatttaaatataaaattaagtatatatattttttattattttatttcatttacttATCCTTATTCATGATATGACTTTCTCTGTCATCTAATTGAGAATCGCTCTGTATTAAGTTGACATTTTCATGCTAACTCTGTTTCCATACATTGTACTGTAAGTGTTtgattaacaataaaaaaaaatatatttatatataatttctttttataaaaacaacacTAGATGTTTTGCATGTCTCCGATCTTCAAACTACACCAAATATTAAATCGAGGGAGCGTGAGTGAAGCCGGCCTACCTGTCGGAGTTCATCGGCCATGAAGAAGGACGGAGCGTTGGCTTTGGGCTGCATGTAAGCCACATGGGGGGCAGTGGGAGGGTAGATGTGGTAGGTCGGAAACACCTGCACAGAACACCCATTTAGCCACCACACTTCCTGTTCACCAAGACACCGAAAAGGAACAGCCCCTAGCGACGAGGCAGACGGAGGGTACCGTGGCGCCGTCTGTACGGGCAGGCTCAAAGCAGACGGAAGGGGAACGTACCATCCCGGCCATGGGGGCGGGGCTGTTGTCGGTGTAGAAGTAGGTGGTCCCCCCCACCGTCTCCTTCTGGATGATGTGGGCCCCTTGGTCCGACACGCTGGTGGGCACCATGTAGTTGGCCTGGTTGGGGTTGTTGGGGTTTGGGGTGTGGCTGCGCCGGCGTGGGGCAGGGGACGTATGGGGGGTGATTTtaggggagtggaggggggaggaccctgcagagagagacatccctgtgtgtgtggggggggtggggtgggggggggggttacccACAAGGATACGGGTCAGACAGAGTTCTTTAGACTACTTCAACACATTGTTCCCGGGGGCAAATTCATCGTCGGAGACTCGCTTGAATAAACACACGGTTTCTCTGAAGTGCAAAACAATGTTGACACCAAACTCTGGAGTTCAAATTCACTCAGAATGACACTGCCCAATTCCTAGACGACTGGAACACCGGTCCAGCAGTACAAAATGTAGCCACCAGTTACACCACAAGCTCCTGGTGTGCCTATTGGGCAACATCTTTCTAAGAATCAAAGAGACATTAGTAATTCGCACACTGTTTTGACTTATACACTGTTGTTTAGGGTTCTGAGCACCACCCAGGAAAGCATTGCCCTCAACCGTTGCATGATGGTCATTCCCTGCACGCCACAGTCTCCTGAAACTAGAAATAAACAACGTGCTGGTGTTTCCTAGCCATTCGTAGGAGAAGGCAAAATGCTACTAAACTTAATGATTCCTTATTCCACTTCTGATTTACAACGACTTCTGATTTCTGTCAAACCTTGGGACCTACTCAAAATCAAAAGCATTTTATCCTGCAGTTAATTAGACAGACAAAGGGCATGCTGAATAATTTAGTAGTCCTACTTTTTCCAAGCATACTTTCTTAATAAGCACCCCAAAGATCCAAGTGTTATTCACACAAGCATTATTGCACCATTTCTTTACAAGGtcctcaaaataaagttatCTAAAATAAAAGCCTGTTGGGGCTAAGGCCAGACGATTCATCGAATTGAGCACTACACTGACACAGTCAACACACGAGGCAACAGGCACACCTCTGCCCATTATCGGTCTCTCTGGCGGGGTCTCCATGGAAACCATGGCACACAAGTGCCGGttgacacaaacacaggactCGTTATTCACAGGAAACCAAACaaatttgtgttttgtgttttttttgggggtaTTTTGAAAGTTCACTCATTTTTAACCAGACATTCAagtattctgaaatgtatatggTTCTGCTTTTTCTATTTCtgatttgtattttcaaaacaatGGGCAACTAAAAACCAACCAAGATCCCACTACCTGACTGGGAGGAAACTGTCGGCTAAGTTTGTTTGTACTGCACACTACATCATGAGTTTGAGAAAACTAACCAGAAACACAAGCAAAAAGGTAATATAAACACCAACTGCTGACATTTACTCCCCCATTCCATCAGTGGGTTGTGTGCGTCTCCCATCTAGTTAAGGGGAAGTTGGTTTGGACAAGAGCATCTGCTGATTTCCTCAAACGTAATGTCAATGAGCCGGCCGAAGGAGAAACAGCCCAGACAACGGTaaagtacatttaaatataaatttcaCTACACATTCCGGGCTGTGGAGAACTTGTTTACCGGTTGACTTTCCCAGACTGCCGCGTGGTGACCAGCCACGCGTTTAACCGGGTGTACCAACGATGGGGtcgggaaaaaaaaaaagataccaATCAGGAGTCACAACCCTTCGGCCGCCTGGTTCGGAGCAGGGGGTCGCGTGTCAGTAGTGGATATCTCACCAGGTGCAAGGGCAGCAGCAGAGGAGCCACTGAGCCCTGGGTGGGGGAACAGAGGTGAGGGGAAAGCCGGGGCACTGGACTGGACCATGGTAGCCATGCGTGGGGCCCCCTTAGGGATGAACTCGCTGGCTGCCGGGTTGGGagcctgggggaggggggaaaaaaagaagacGCAAAGCCCTGCGATCAGAACGCATTGTTCCCAGAGGCTGCGTTTGGGTTTTCCTGCTCTCGCTTCGTCGCCTACTGTgacaggtaaagatagcagaggaGGGGccaatcagaaaacacacaaccacTGTTTTCGATGGTGAATTTCCCCCAAAGATAGTTTCTTAGACAGTTTGAGGATTAACAAGAATGTTTATGAATTTAGATTGGATAATGTGCTTGTTTCGTGTCACGGCCATGCTGCTTTTCCTTACAGTTCACCATGGCTCAGGGACATTGAGAGTTGTTAAACTGTGGCTGACAGAGCGGGGCCTTAATGCCATTGGTGCGGTCTCTGGCTTTATGACGTAAACTTTAAACCAAGATCCAACTATCCCCCAGTGGTTGATAACCACACCGGGGCTCAAAGCACTGGTACCCGGCTCTCACCTTTCTTCTCTGTGATATGCTCAGAGCACCAAAGTCACTGAAGAGTGAGGATGTGGGGGAATTCACTGGATCTGGAAGAGGACATAGAGGGAGAGGGAATGAAGATTGTGTTGTCCAAGGGGAGCTTTCCATCGACCCACAACTCTGACCTGGTCCAACTGCGAGGATTCCATGGAATAGATCTGTCAGTGATTCCATGGGCGTTGCAATGATAAAGTTAGAAGCTGTTCCCATAATAATTCTACGTCAATCAGTTTCAATCATCTGATACTACCAGGTAGTGTAGGTACTGGATTCTTACCGTGAGCGCTGTGGCTGAAGTTCTTGGCACCGTCATTAAGGAGACTAGGAGAACTGCTGCTGCTGGTCATTCTCTAtacaacaatgaaaacacacactcaaaggcCTCCTCTATTAACCAGCATGTTGTAGAATTGTAAGCAGCCCGATTCTCCAGAAAGGCACCCATCTATTGCACAGTAATTCCCAGGAGAGCCTGCTTCAGCGGCATTACAAACCGTCTGTCTTAAATATATATGCATCCATTTAAACTGCATATAAATTACAAACATCCTTAAAAACATGCATGATTGCTCGATTGTAAATAAACACGCACCAGTTACCTAAGTAATTAGCCAATTGCATATGGACCCATTATGATCTGGACTGATGAACATGCATCATTaagtatttcatttgtattatCGGACTAACAATTCGACTTTGGTCCTGGATTGTCAAAACATATCGTTTATCATTATCTTCTAAACATGGGCGGTGCTTCAAAAACTCTCCTGTACTTTAAAGTGTGAACTCCCAAGGAAGGAAAAAACTAAAGGTCTGGGAAATATAGTATACAATTAACATTCTATGTTCCTAGGTTTGGAATTTCTGTTGAAAAGTTACCTATACCTCTGTACTTGCAAAACGCTCCCGATATCACAAGCGAGCATTTTGATACACGGTCAGGAAGTGATTCAGTCCCGGGACACCCGTTAAGAAATTAAATATCGGGTATAAactaaatacagaaatgttttggcccTACCAGATCAGAGTTCAAGGGCAGGTAGATTTGGACAGGTAAGTCAACACAGAAGAGTATTTGTCGGGTTAGTAATGTTACCATTCAGCTGACTAGAGGCTGGTCATACCTGCATCATTGAGTATTTAGATTCTGCAGGGCTCCCAAAGCCATTGACCCCGATGAAGCTGCTGCTGAAGTaggagtttgtcaaattggCATCACTCAGggctcctccctccatcccaggGACTACAGAGGACAGGATGAGCCGTTCAGATACACATGAGATTATCTGGGCTGTATCCAAACCATAGATATTTCTCACAAAATGTTAGCAGATAAATCAAGTTTGCAAAAGACTAAACCTAATGTGGAATGTAGGAGTACACCACAACTTATTTTACCTGCACATAACAAGTACAAGACCAAGTATGGAAGGTTCCTGTAAATACTTTAAAGTATGAAAACCCTTATGGATATGCAAAATAACTCAATCTATTTCAATTTGTTGTCAGTCTTACATTGGTGATCAAACAGACTAAATGTAAAAACGTGTTTCCTCTTGTGGGGTGTCTTTAATAATTTAAAGGCTATGTAAAAAATGGTATATGAACTAATGATTGTGCAGTGAGAACACTGTAGGACTTAAGAAGGACCACTACACATGAGTAGCCAATCAGGAAGCTACATCAGAAGACGTAGCTAAACACTCCAACGGGTTATCAAGCTAGCAAATTAGAGCTTACTGAGCAGTGCACGAATCATAATAttatccaaaataaaatgtgacattGAACATAGTTCACTGACATCACAAACAGCGGTGGTGGCTTAAATATGTAGCAAGTTATACTAAATAGAAGCAGCTGTTTAGTAAACATGCAAGGCATTTAGCTAGCCTTCCAATAGCGTTAACCATCATATTCACAGATGACTatcaatattaaaaaatatatttaaaaaatccaccTTTGTCTATCTAGGCGTGCACACGTTAATTACTCATGACCTCGATTTCTGAGAGTTGATCTTTGGCTAGGATAACTTGTAATTGCAATAGTTAGCTAACGGTAGCTAATGTTAGCCAATGATTGTCTGAATTTGTCCATTCATGTGTTGAAGCTGTCAAAtgcaaaacactacagtaacatggctagataaatacattttttgaggtAGCTCAAACTCGATAGAGGGAGATAAGTTGAGTTCTAAGacaatttaattaaacaaaacttTGTAGattgaaaaacatgtttatccCACGTTGTTTTGGGGGGAAAGAGGCCCAAAATAATCACCGGGCTCAATTTTAACAAAGCCCATCGCAGgcctaaaaaacaacaaccaccgATGAGGCTGTACTAGGCCCAGTCGTCGTCTCATAAGAGGGACAAGCAGTCTAAACATACTCACTGGTTAACAGCTGTCCCTCCAGAGTCGTGCTTGCAGAACCCATAGAGTCGTTCTTTTTGGGGACGTTGGGTACCCCGACCGGGCAAGGCGGTTGCGCACTAAGCGGGTATCCCGCTGCAGTCACGGCTCCTCCAGCCATGGATAAAGGGACAGGGCTTCCTCCGCCGTGAAGGGACATGCTTCCCATGGACGGCTCCTCGTGCAAAAACTGACACTCGTCTCCATAAAAGCAAGTCTTGTCCTTAGCGTAGTATCGGCAGAACTTCACCTTGACGCAGGGTATTCCAACACCTCCGAGCGGAGCAGCTGAAGCTGGGAGTCCACTGTTCATGGCACCGCTGCTGCCGCTGCCGCCGGAAGATATTCAAACATAGAGAGAAGTCGattgctagctagcttgctcTAGAGCAGGGTTCAACTAATGACAATGCAACGCGATATGCAACAGTAATTATGATTTGTACTCGCCAAAAATTACATTACTTACATTATCCGGCTATATTATAAATAACTGAGATAAGGACATTGCGTTTGTAAAGTCTGGTCCCTATGGTCGCTGTCCATGTAGCTGGCCTAGCTAGCCTGTTGTTGAGCCACGTTCacgctgttgttgttgttttctggtCTCTGGCTACTCCGCTAAGAACCAGATAGCATAGCATTGCA
The Esox lucius isolate fEsoLuc1 chromosome 21, fEsoLuc1.pri, whole genome shotgun sequence DNA segment above includes these coding regions:
- the pan3 gene encoding PAN2-PAN3 deadenylation complex subunit PAN3 isoform X1 codes for the protein MNSGLPASAAPLGGVGIPCVKVKFCRYYAKDKTCFYGDECQFLHEEPSMGSMSLHGGGSPVPLSMAGGAVTAAGYPLSAQPPCPVGVPNVPKKNDSMGSASTTLEGQLLTIPGMEGGALSDANLTNSYFSSSFIGVNGFGSPAESKYSMMQRMTSSSSSPSLLNDGAKNFSHSAHDLFHGILAVGPGQSCGSMESSPWTTQSSFPLPLCPLPDPVNSPTSSLFSDFGALSISQRRKAPNPAASEFIPKGAPRMATMVQSSAPAFPSPLFPHPGLSGSSAAALAPGMSLSAGSSPLHSPKITPHTSPAPRRRSHTPNPNNPNQANYMVPTSVSDQGAHIIQKETVGGTTYFYTDNSPAPMAGMVFPTYHIYPPTAPHVAYMQPKANAPSFFMADELRQELINRHLITMAQIDQSENPGVPSEVDSYHSLFPLEPLPPPSRLQKTSNFSYITSCYKAVNSKDDLPYCLRRIHGFRLVNTKCMMLVDMWKKIQHSNSVSLREVFTTKAFGDHSLVFSYDFHAGAETMFSRHFNDPTTDSYFTKRKWGQHEPPPPRQHAGLLPESLIWAYIVQLSSALRTIHTAGLACRVMDPSKILITGKTRLRVNCVGVFDVLTFDSSQTNHLALMPQYQQADLISLGKVVLALACNSLAGIQRENLQKAMELVSINYSSDLKNLILYLLTEQSRLRSVNDIMPMIGARFYTQLDASQMRNDVIEEDLAKEVQNGRLFRLLAKLGTINERPEFQKDHTWSETGDRYLLKLFRDHLFHQVTEAGTPWIDLSHIVSCLNKLDAGVPEKISLVSRDEKSVLVVTYSDLKRCFESTFQELQQAATGPV
- the pan3 gene encoding PAN2-PAN3 deadenylation complex subunit PAN3 isoform X3, with the protein product MNSGLPASAAPLGGVGIPCVKVKFCRYYAKDKTCFYGDECQFLHEEPSMGSMSLHGGGSPVPLSMAGGAVTAAGYPLSAQPPCPVGVPNVPKKNDSMGSASTTLEGQLLTIPGMEGGALSDANLTNSYFSSSFIGVNGFGSPAESKYSMMQRMTSSSSSPSLLNDGAKNFSHSAHDPVNSPTSSLFSDFGALSISQRRKAPNPAASEFIPKGAPRMATMVQSSAPAFPSPLFPHPGLSGSSAAALAPGMSLSAGSSPLHSPKITPHTSPAPRRRSHTPNPNNPNQANYMVPTSVSDQGAHIIQKETVGGTTYFYTDNSPAPMAGMVFPTYHIYPPTAPHVAYMQPKANAPSFFMADELRQELINRHLITMAQIDQSENPGVPSEVDSYHSLFPLEPLPPPSRLQKTSNFSYITSCYKAVNSKDDLPYCLRRIHGFRLVNTKCMMLVDMWKKIQHSNSVSLREVFTTKAFGDHSLVFSYDFHAGAETMFSRHFNDPTTDSYFTKRKWGQHEPPPPRQHAGLLPESLIWAYIVQLSSALRTIHTAGLACRVMDPSKILITGKTRLRVNCVGVFDVLTFDSSQTNHLALMPQYQQADLISLGKVVLALACNSLAGIQRENLQKAMELVSINYSSDLKNLILYLLTEQSRLRSVNDIMPMIGARFYTQLDASQMRNDVIEEDLAKEVQNGRLFRLLAKLGTINERPEFQKDHTWSETGDRYLLKLFRDHLFHQVTEAGTPWIDLSHIVSCLNKLDAGVPEKISLVSRDEKSVLVVTYSDLKRCFESTFQELQQAATGPV
- the pan3 gene encoding PAN2-PAN3 deadenylation complex subunit PAN3 isoform X2; translated protein: MNSGLPASAAPLGGVGIPCVKVKFCRYYAKDKTCFYGDECQFLHEEPSMGSMSLHGGGSPVPLSMAGGAVTAAGYPLSAQPPCPVGVPNVPKKNDSMGSASTTLEGQLLTIPGMEGGALSDANLTNSYFSSSFIGVNGFGSPAESKYSMMQRMTSSSSSPSLLNDGAKNFSHSAHDLFHGILAVGPDPVNSPTSSLFSDFGALSISQRRKAPNPAASEFIPKGAPRMATMVQSSAPAFPSPLFPHPGLSGSSAAALAPGMSLSAGSSPLHSPKITPHTSPAPRRRSHTPNPNNPNQANYMVPTSVSDQGAHIIQKETVGGTTYFYTDNSPAPMAGMVFPTYHIYPPTAPHVAYMQPKANAPSFFMADELRQELINRHLITMAQIDQSENPGVPSEVDSYHSLFPLEPLPPPSRLQKTSNFSYITSCYKAVNSKDDLPYCLRRIHGFRLVNTKCMMLVDMWKKIQHSNSVSLREVFTTKAFGDHSLVFSYDFHAGAETMFSRHFNDPTTDSYFTKRKWGQHEPPPPRQHAGLLPESLIWAYIVQLSSALRTIHTAGLACRVMDPSKILITGKTRLRVNCVGVFDVLTFDSSQTNHLALMPQYQQADLISLGKVVLALACNSLAGIQRENLQKAMELVSINYSSDLKNLILYLLTEQSRLRSVNDIMPMIGARFYTQLDASQMRNDVIEEDLAKEVQNGRLFRLLAKLGTINERPEFQKDHTWSETGDRYLLKLFRDHLFHQVTEAGTPWIDLSHIVSCLNKLDAGVPEKISLVSRDEKSVLVVTYSDLKRCFESTFQELQQAATGPV